The Streptococcus oralis DNA window TGCAATTATTGATTTCAGAATATCTGTATAAAAAATATCCTAAGAAACCGGAGGGAGATTTGTCTAAACTCCGTGCTATGATTGTCCGTGAGGAGAGTTTGGCTGGTTTTGCGCGTGATTGCCAGTTTGATCAGTTTATCAAGCTAGGAAAAGGGGAAGAAAAGTCTGGTGGGCGCAATCGTGACACCATTCTTGGAGATGCCTTTGAAGCCTTTTTGGGAGCATTGCTTTTGGATAAGGATGTTGCTAGAGTAAAAGAGTTCATCTATCAGGTCATGATTCCCAAGGTTGAAGCAGGTGACTTTGAAATGATTAAGGATTACAAGACACACCTGCAAGAGCTGCTCCAGGTCAATGGAGATGTGGATATTCGCTACCAGGTGACCTCTGAGAAGGGGCCTGCCCATGATAAGGTTTTTGATGTAGAAGTTCTTGTTGAGGGCAAGAGTATCGGAAAAGGTCAAGGCCGTTCTAAAAAATTAGCAGAGCAAGAGGCCGCCAAAAATGCAGTTGAGAAAGGGCTGGATTCATGTATTTAAAGGAAATTGAGATTCAGGGATTCAAGTCCTTTGCTGACAAGACCAAGGTCGTCTTTGATCAAGGTGTGACAGCTGTCGTTGGGCCCAATGGTTCTGGGAAGTCAAATATTACAGAAAGTCTGCGATGGGCTTTGGGGGAGTCTAGTGTCAAGAGCCTTCGTGGAGGCAAGATGCCCGACGTTATCTTTGCTGGAACTGAAAGCCGCAAACCACTCAATTATGCCTCTGTTGTCGTGACTTTGGACAATGAAGATGGCTTTATCAAGGATGCGGGGCAAATCATTAAGGTAGAACGTCATATCTATCGTAGTGGTGATAGCGAGTATCGAATTGATGGCAAGAAAGTTCGCTTGCGTGATGTGCACGACCTTTTCTTGGATACAGGTTTGGGAAGGGATTCCTTCTCCATCATTTCCCAAGGGAAGGTTGAGGAGATTTTTAATTCCAAGCCAGAGGAACGCCGTGCTATTTTTGAAGAAGCTGCTGGAGTTTTAAAATACAAGACTCGTCGAAAAGAAACAGAAAGCAAACTGCAACAAACTCAAGACAATCTCGACCGCTTAGAGGACATTATCTATGAGTTGGACAATCAAATCAAGCCCCTTGCAAAACAAGCCGAGAATGCTCGTAAGTTTCTCGACCTGGATGGTCAACGCAAGGCGATTTATTTGGATGTACTGGTTGCCCAAATCAAGGAAAACAAGGCTGAACTGGAGCTGACCGAGGAAGAACTAACTCAGGTTCAGGAACTTTTGACTAGCTATTACCAAAAGCGTGAAGAGTTAGAAGAGGAAAATCAAAGCCTTAAAAAGAAACGCCAAGATCTCCAGGCTGAAATGGCCAAGGATCAAGGAAGCTTGATGGATTTGACTAGTTTGATCAGTGACTTAGAGCGAAAACTAGCCTTGTCTAAACTGGAATCTGAGCAGGTAGCCCTCAATCAACAAGAAGCGCAAGCCCGTTTGGCGACTTTGGAAGATAAGAGAAAGGCGCTAAGTAAGGAAAAGGCTGAAAAAGAAGCTCACTTGAAACAGTTAGAGGAAAATCTAGCTGAAAATAACAAGAAACTCAATCACCTAGAGGCTGAATTGCTAGCTTTTTCAGATGATCCTGACCAGATGATTGAGCTCTTGCGTGAACGTTTTGTGGCTCTTTTACAAGAAGAAGCGGATGTCTCAAACCAGTTGACCCGCATCGAGAATGAACTAGAGAACAGCCGTCAGTTATCTCAAAAACAAGCAGATCAACTTGAGAAACTGAAAGAACAACTGGCTACAGCTAAAGAGAAGGCCAGTCAACAACAGGCTGAGCTTGAAACTGCCAAGGAACAGGTTCAGAAATTATTGGCGGACTACCAAGCTAGTGCCAAGGAGCAAGAGGAGCAGAAAGTTTCTTACCAAGCCCAGCAAAGCCAACTATTTGACCGTCTGGATAGTCTCAAAAACAAGCAGGCTAGAGCCCAGAGTTTAGAGAATATCCTTAGAAATCATAGCAACTTTTACGCGGGTGTTAAAAGTGTTCTCCAAGAAAAAGACCGCCTAGGTGGGATTATTGGTGCAGTTAGTGAGCATCTGACTTTTGATGTTCATTATCAAACAGCTCTTGAGATTGCACTTGGAGCTAGCAGTCAGCATATCATCGTAGAAGATGAAAACGCGGCGACTAAGGCGATTGATTTCCTAAAACGTAACAGAGCTGGTCGTGCGACCTTCCTTCCGTTGACGACAATCAAGGCTCGTACGATTTCTAGTCAGAATCAAGATGCTATTGCATCAAGTCCAGGCTTTCTTGGAATGGCAGATGAGTTGGTGTCGTTTGATAAGAGACTAGAAGCCATTTTCAAGAACTTGCTAGCTACGACAGCGATTTTTGATACTGTAGAACATGCGCGTGCCGCAGCTCGCCAAGTTCGTTATCAGGTTCGCATGGTGACACTGGATGGGACAGAGTTGCGCACAGGTGGTTCCTACGCGGGTGGAGCCAATCGTCAAAACAACAGTATTTTCATCAAGCCAGAGCTGGAACAATTACAAAAAGAAATTGCTGAAGAAGAAGCTGACTTGCGGTCAGAAGAAGCGACTTTGAAGACCTTGCAAGATGAGATGGTAGTATTAACAGAAAGATTAGAAGCCATCAAATCTCAGGGTGAGCAAGCTCGTATTCAGGAGCAAGGCTTGTACCTTGCTTATCAACAAACCAATCAGCAGGTCGAAGAACTGGAAACGCTTTGGAAACTTCAAGAAGAGGAATTAAATCGCCTATCTGAAGGAGATTGGCAAGCGGACAAGGAAAAATGCCAAGAGCGCCTTGCTACTATCACCAGTGAAAAGCAAAATCTGGAAGCTGAGATTGAAGAGATTAAGTCTAACAAAAACGCTATTCAAGAACGTTATCAAAACTTGCAGGAACAGATTTCTCAAGCGCGCTTGCTTAAGTCAGAACTGCAAGGACAAAAGCGGTACGAAGTGACTGATATTGAACGCTTAGACAAGGAACTGGATAATCTGGATATCGAGCAAGAGGAAATCCAGCGCCTCCTCCAAGAAAAGGTTGATAATCTTGAGAAAGTGGATACGGATTTGCTAAGTCAGCAGGAGGAAGAGGCCAAAACTCAGAAAACAAACCTCCAACAAGGTCTGATTCGCAAGCAGTTTGAGTTGGATGATATTGAAGGTCAGCTAGATGATATTGCCAGTCATTTGGACCAGGCTCGCCAGCAGAATGAAGAGTGGATTCGCAAGCAAACACGTGCTGAAGCTAAGAAGGAAAAGGTCAGCGAATGCCTGCGCTATCTACAAGCTCAATTAACTGACCAGTACCAGATCAGTTACACAGAGGCGCTAGAAATGGCTCATGAACTGGAAAATCTCAATCTGGCGGAGCAAGAGGTTAAGGATTTAGAGAAGGCTATTCGCTCACTAGGCCCTGTCAACTTGGACGCTATAGACCAGTACGAAGAAGTTCACAACCGTCTAGATTTCCTCAATAGCCAACGAGATGATATTCTGTCTGCAAAAAACCTACTCCTTGAGACCATCACAGAGATGAATGATGAGGTTAAGGAACGCTTTAAATCAACCTTTGAGGCGATTCGTGAGTCCTTTAAAGTGACCTTTAGACAGATGTTTGGTGGAGGTCAGGCAGATTTGATATTAACTGAGGGCGATCTTTTAACTGCTGGTGTGGAGATTTCTGTTCAACCACCAGGTAAGAAAATCCAATCTCTCAACCTCATGAGTGGTGGTGAAAAAGCCCTATCTGCTCTGGCTCTGCTCTTCTCAATCATCCGAGTTAAGACTATTCCTTTCGTCATCTTGGACGAGGTAGAGGCGGCACTAGACGAAGCCAATGTTAAACGCTTTGGGGATTACCTCAATCGTTTTGACAAGGATAGTCAGTTTATCGTCGTGACCCACCGTAAGGGAACGATGGCGGCAGCGGATTCTATCTATGGAGTTACCATGCAAGAATCAGGTGTATCTAAAATTGTTTCGGTTAAATTAAAAGATTTGGAAGAAACAATAGACTAGTTACCAAATGATAGCATCTCTTAGGAGGTGCTATTTTTTAAAACTAAAGTGCTAAATCTTCTCTTAAGGTCAGTTCAGGCGCAAAAAACGACATTTGGGATTTCCTCTTAGCGAAAAGACTTTCTCTATGATATAATAGTTTCATGATTACAACAGTACCTATTAAGAACGAAAAAGATATTGCAGTACCAGGGAAAACAGTCCTTGTACTAGGTTATTTTGATGGCATCCACAAGGGACATCAGAAACTTTTTGAAGTGGCCAGCAAGGCTTCTATGAAGGATTATCTGCCAGTTGTCGTGATGACCTTTACAGAATCGCCAAAACTTGCCTTACAACCTTACCAACCTGAACTCATGCTCCATATCGTCAATCACGAGGAACGAGAGCACAAGATGAAGTGGCACGGAGTAGAGGCTCTTTTCTTACTTGACTTTAGTAGCAAATTTGCTAGTTTAACGGGTCAAGAATTCTTTGATACCTATGTTCGAGCTTTAAAACCAGCGATTATTGTAGCGGGATTTGATTACACGTTTGGTTCAGATAAGAAAACTGCGGATGACCTGAAAGATTATTTTGATGGAGAGATTATCATTGTTCCTCCAGTCGAGGACGAAAAAGGAAAGATCAGTTCCACACGGATTCGCCAAGCTATTCTTGATGGAGATGTCAAGGAAGTCAACCATCTACTCGGCACACCTCTCCCAACCCGTGGAATGGTCGTTCATGGAAATGCTCGTGGGCGTACAATCGGTTATCCAACAGCCAATCTGGTCCTCAGAGATCGAACCTACATGCCAGCAGACGGTGTTTACGTAGTTGATGTAGAAGTACAACGTCAGAGATATCGTGGAATGGCAAGTGTTGGGAAAAATGTTACTTTCGATGGAGAAGAACCACGTTTTGAAGTCAATATTTTCGACTTTTCAGACGATATTTACGGTGAGACAGTCATGGTCTACTGGCTGGACCGTGTTCGCGATATGGTCAAATTTGACTCCGTAGAGGAATTGGTAGACCAACTCCAGAAAGACGAAGAGATTGCTCGAAACTGGAAGGATGGAGATTCTGTCATTCAAGGGGCTGAGGTATAGAAAACGTCTGAAAATCTACTAGAAGGATTAGTTTTTTTCTAGTAGTTTTGAAAGTTTGATATAACGCACTTTCAGTCCTCTTAGTTACCTATTTTAGCAACTATTTATGTCCTAATTATAGACGAGGCTTTATTATGCAAACGCAAGAAGAAATGAATGTTCTGGTACCTGAAAAATTAGCAGAAATTGAGCGTGATTATGGTATCAGAGTTTTATGGGCTATTGAGTCTGGTAGTCGTGCTTGGGGATTTGAGTCTCCTGATAGTGACTTTGATGTGCGATTTATCTACAAACACAAGCAGGATTTTTATCTCCGTTTGAATGAACAGCGTGATGTTATCGAGCTACCAATTGACGATACTTGGGATGTGAGTGGTTGGGATTTAGACAAGACTTTAAAACTCCTTTATAAGTCAAATCCTACACTGTTTGAATGGTTACAGTCACCAATTGTCTATCAACAAACGGATTTTATCGAGCGCCTACGTCCACTTGCCAACCAGTATTTTTCTGAGAAGAAAATGCTCCACCATTACTTGAACACTGCTAGAACTCAAATGAATAAGTATCTTTCAGGAGACAAGGTCAAGCCTAAAAAGTATTTCTATGCACTACGTCCCATTTTGGCCTGTCGCTGGATTGAAAAATACCATTCAGTCCCTCCAATTTTGTTTGATGATTTAGTGAAAGAATTGCTTCCGTCTCATATGCAGGAGCATGTATCAAGATTGCTAGACATTAAGATAAACGGGCCTGAAGGTATGGAAATTGATCCGATTAAGCCAATTCAAGATTATATTTTAGCTAACATCCAAGAGCTGGATGCATACGTTCAAAGTGTTAGCGAGGAAAAGAAAGACTGGAAAGCTCTCAATCAATTTTTCCTTGAAGAATTAGAGAATGACTGAGGTTGTTTATGGGCAAATGGACATGTAAATGTGGACAAGCGATGAACAACCATAGATCGCCCGATCCAAATGCTTATTCGGTTTATTCGGATGAGCTGTTTGAAGAAATCATGAATAAAGCTGACGACCATAATAAAATTTCTTATGAAGACATTTCAGAGGCGTCATTTTATATGTGGAAGTGCCCTGAGTGTGGCAGTTTCATGGTTTTTGGTGAAGAAGGGGATGGAGACCGCTTTACTTTTTATGAGCGCCAAGAAGTAGAAAAGATCGAGCCTCTCTTTGATCCAGATCAAGATTTAAATCTTGTTGTGGTTGAGTTTCAGGAGGGAGGGAATGGCTATACTTATATCTGCGATGACCCAAATATCCATATTGGGCACGCTGTTATTGTCCCTGTAGGAAAGGAAAATACTGAAAAAACTGCTTTAGTTGTACAGAAGTATCATGCCCTACCAAAGGATATCCCTTTTCCTGTTGAGAAGTTAAAACGTGTCATTCGTAGGTATTCATATTTCGATCCAATCACTTCGAAAAATGTTTGTAGAAATTTAATTAAGCAGGGAAGAATTCTTGATGCTTGCTCTAAAAACGCTACCCCCAACTCTCAGAAAACATATTATAGTATCAAAACTCCTTTAGGTTATTTCTGGTTAGAATTAAATGGAGTTCCTATATTAATGAAAATTACACAAATCCAAGCCAGAGATAAAAAGTACCAAGTGGATGGCGCCCTTTATATAAAGCCATCAGAGATTAACTGTAGAAGATTCTATGAACTAGAATTATGTGCTGATTTTGATATTGATGCCTCAAGATGGATCGATGTTCTCTCTGATGAAAACGTTTGGGGCAATAGTTGGGAGCTAAATGGTCTTCAATTTGGTATTACTGTTAGGGAGTCTCCAGAATTTGAAGACGAAGTAGTTGCGAGAAAGTATAGTCGTATCCCACTTTATTATGATTGGCACTCTGAATGTGAAGATTATTATGGCTTCAGTTTAGCTTGGAAAAAATACGAGGCTGATAGCGATTTGTCGATAGATTTCTATACAACATAAGATGCAGGAGAAAATGTATGAATCAAGCATGGGATTTATTGTTTGAGGGTAAGATTAATGAGGCTAAAAAATTAGTTGAAGCTGATTTTTTATTGGAAACTTGCACAGATTTTAGTTTGTTAAATTTGATGGGGTATATTTATCTCGAAGAGCAAAAATACAACGAGTGCTTAAGTATCTATCAGCGTTACATTGACTTAGCACGAACTAAAAGTGACCCAGAAAATGAACATATAGGCTATCATCAGTTAGCCATGATTTATCGTGAAATGAATGAATTTCAAACGGCCCTTTTCTATATCGAAAGAGAGCAAAAAGTCATTGAAGAATCTTTTACAGAGGATACCCTCAAATCTTCTGTTAACAATTATGAGCAAGGTTATTTACGATTAAAGCTAGGGAAAGTAGCAGAAGCATTCATGTATATGGAACAGTCCTTAAAACAAGCTTTGCAAACAGATGATTTGATTGCCCAAGCTTGTGCCTATAGAGGTTTAGGAGAGATTGGTTCGATACAAAATCCTGAAGAATCACATGAAAATTTTTTACAAGCTATCGCTCTTTTTGAAAAGGCAGGCGATCAGATTGGTGCTCAAGAGGTTAGAAAATTGCTAAATAATAAAAAGTAGCCTGTTCAGGCTACTTTTTTATTGAAACACGCGATATACATATGGATTTTCTGGTTTGTCTACTTTTGTGAAACTCTCAACTTCTAGTGTTGGGAGTTTTTGTTTGAGTTCTTTATGGTAGTGGAGTGTCAGGGTTCCCCTAGCGGTAATCCAGGTATTGTCAGGATACTGGCGTGAGTTCCCCTTGGTCAAGAGTCCATATACACCAGAGTCAGCGATACAGTGGATGATGCCAAAGCGAAAGAGGAACTGGCTATCTGGATGGCTAGGATCGTTATAAACAAAGCCTGTAAATTCGATTTTCTTTCCTTCAAACTCCTGAGGATAGTCATAGAGAACTTCCATGACCTCCATATAGTTTTCATCTGTAACCTGAATGGTTGATTGGGTGAGGTATTTGTCAGCTGTAGACCTCATTTCCTTTTCATAAGCAGATTTGGAAAAATAGGTGCTGGTATCGGGTTTGAGGTATTGACTGGATGTTCCTTCGCTTGCCTGAATGGCTGTGTCGATTCCCTCAGCAAGTGGGAAATGGTATCCCTTAGCAGAAACGGTTCTCGAGTCCAAACTTACGGTAGGAAAGGCAACTCCAATCAACAGAGGTAGTGACAGTAACAGGATGCTGATTCGTCTAGCTTGACGACTTTCCAAATGGCTGTGAGAATTGATTTTCTTGATCCAGATGTAGAATTGGACCAGAGCCAATAGAAGAGAAAGGAGCATGGAAATATAGACTAGATAGGAATAGTGGAGGTTGATGTAGTGACTGAGCTTGCCAGATAGCTTTAGGTAAAAGGTCAGAGAAAAATAGCCCAGTAGAATGAAAAATCGAATCATAGCGTCACCCCTATCATGTAAGAATAAAGCAAGACAAGCACTGTCACAATGCCCATGAATTGCCAGATGAAGCGCGCTTTGAGATAGTGCTTCATCATGAGGAGATTTTTGATATCAAGCATAGGACCAATGACCAGAAAGGCAAGGACTGGTGCTAGGCCGAAGCTCGAGAGGAGAGAAGCTCCGATAAAGGCGTCCGCCTCGCTACAAAGCGAGAGGAGAAAGGCTAGAAACATGAGCAAGAGAATCGCAAGGACTGGACTAGCACTGATAGAGATCAGGATCCGAGTCGGGACATAGACCTGCACGATAGCCGCAAAGAGACAGCCAAAGACCAAGTAACGCCCCATATCGAAAAATTCTTCAATAGCTTGTATAAAGACCTGTAATACTTTTCTAGCAGGATTCAAGTGTGAAAAGTCATGTTCGTGACAAGTGATAGGATTCTCTTTTTGAATGGGTTCCTTCCAGAAAAATCCTAGGAAAATCCCAAGCACCAAAGCAATCACAATGGCTCCCAGCGCTCGCAAGAAGGCAAGTTTTATTGAATTGCCAAAGGCAGAATAAGTGGCGAAAAGAACGATAGGATTGATGATGGGAGCAGTCACCAGAAAAGGAACCGCTGTGTAGCTGGGCACTCTCTTTTCCAAAAAACGATTGATAATCGGAACAATCCCACATTCGCAAGAAGGAAAGAGAAAACCAATGAAGGTACCAAAAAAGATCCTCCCCCAACGATTGCGAGGAAGAAACCTATAAACTTTATCAGGTGTGATATAGACCTCAATCAACCCCGAAATGAGACTCCCAATTAGAACAAAAGGAAGGGCTTCAATCATGATGGAGAGAAAAATAGCTCCCGCTTGTAATACACTAGGAGGAAGAGATTGGAAAACAGTCATCTATTTTTTCTTCTCAACTTTTTCTTTTTTATCTTTTTCATCTGGAAAAGTGACTTGTGTTAAGTCAGGAAGTTTTGCGAATTCTTCAAACATCTTGTCCAAGTCATCGGTTTTTGTAAATTTAACAGCCATGGGCCTACCTCTTTTCTACATTCTACCTCTATTATACTATTATTTTGTGGAAAAGGGATTATTTTGATAATCAAAGATGCAAAAACAGGTAAGGCAAAACAAGAGCTGTTCCTTATGGTATAATAGGTTTATGGATAAAAAATATGAAAAAATCTCCCAAGATTTGGGTGTAACCTTAAAGCAAATCGATACTGTTCTAAGTCTGACGGCAGAAGGGGCGACAATTCCCTTCATCGCGCGTTATCGAAAGGATATGACTGGTAGTCTGGATGAGGTGGCGATTAAGGCCATTATTGACCTGGATAAAACTCTGACAAATCTCAATGATCGTAAGGAAGCTGTCTTGGCTAAGATTCAAGAACAAGGCAAACTAACCAAGGAATTGGAAGAAGCTATTTTGGCAGCTGAAAAATTAGCAGACGTTGAAGAACTCTATCTTCCTTATAAGGAAAAACGTCGAACCAAGGCAACCATTGCCCGTGAAGCTGGACTCTTTCCTCTTGCTCGATTGATTTTGCAAAACGTAGATGGCTTAGAGAAAGAAGGTGAGAAGTTTGTTTGTGAAGGATTTGCGACTGGTCAAGAAGCCTTGGCTGGTGCGGTTGATATTTTGGTCGAAGCCTTATCGGAAGATGTCAATTTGCGTTCACTGACCTATCAGGAAGTGTTGAGACACTCTAAAATCACTTCACAAGTCAAGGATGAAAGTCTTGATGAAAAACAAGTTTTTCAGATTTATTATGATTTTTCAGAGACAGTTGGCAATATGCAGGGCTATCGTACCTTGGCCCTCAATCGTGGGGAAAAACTAGGTATTTTGAAGGTTGGCTTTGAACATGCGACGGACCGTATCTTATCTTTCTTTGCTGCCCGATTCAAGGTGAAAAATGCCTACATAGATGAAGTGGTTCAACAGTCAGTTAAGAAAAAGGTCTTGCCTGCTATCGAACGACGCATTCGGACAGAATTAACTGAGAAGGCAGAAGAAGGAGCTATC harbors:
- the rnc gene encoding ribonuclease III — protein: MKELQTVLKKRFAIEFADKNLLETAFTHTSYANEHRLLKISHNERLEFLGDAVLQLLISEYLYKKYPKKPEGDLSKLRAMIVREESLAGFARDCQFDQFIKLGKGEEKSGGRNRDTILGDAFEAFLGALLLDKDVARVKEFIYQVMIPKVEAGDFEMIKDYKTHLQELLQVNGDVDIRYQVTSEKGPAHDKVFDVEVLVEGKSIGKGQGRSKKLAEQEAAKNAVEKGLDSCI
- the smc gene encoding chromosome segregation protein SMC; its protein translation is MYLKEIEIQGFKSFADKTKVVFDQGVTAVVGPNGSGKSNITESLRWALGESSVKSLRGGKMPDVIFAGTESRKPLNYASVVVTLDNEDGFIKDAGQIIKVERHIYRSGDSEYRIDGKKVRLRDVHDLFLDTGLGRDSFSIISQGKVEEIFNSKPEERRAIFEEAAGVLKYKTRRKETESKLQQTQDNLDRLEDIIYELDNQIKPLAKQAENARKFLDLDGQRKAIYLDVLVAQIKENKAELELTEEELTQVQELLTSYYQKREELEEENQSLKKKRQDLQAEMAKDQGSLMDLTSLISDLERKLALSKLESEQVALNQQEAQARLATLEDKRKALSKEKAEKEAHLKQLEENLAENNKKLNHLEAELLAFSDDPDQMIELLRERFVALLQEEADVSNQLTRIENELENSRQLSQKQADQLEKLKEQLATAKEKASQQQAELETAKEQVQKLLADYQASAKEQEEQKVSYQAQQSQLFDRLDSLKNKQARAQSLENILRNHSNFYAGVKSVLQEKDRLGGIIGAVSEHLTFDVHYQTALEIALGASSQHIIVEDENAATKAIDFLKRNRAGRATFLPLTTIKARTISSQNQDAIASSPGFLGMADELVSFDKRLEAIFKNLLATTAIFDTVEHARAAARQVRYQVRMVTLDGTELRTGGSYAGGANRQNNSIFIKPELEQLQKEIAEEEADLRSEEATLKTLQDEMVVLTERLEAIKSQGEQARIQEQGLYLAYQQTNQQVEELETLWKLQEEELNRLSEGDWQADKEKCQERLATITSEKQNLEAEIEEIKSNKNAIQERYQNLQEQISQARLLKSELQGQKRYEVTDIERLDKELDNLDIEQEEIQRLLQEKVDNLEKVDTDLLSQQEEEAKTQKTNLQQGLIRKQFELDDIEGQLDDIASHLDQARQQNEEWIRKQTRAEAKKEKVSECLRYLQAQLTDQYQISYTEALEMAHELENLNLAEQEVKDLEKAIRSLGPVNLDAIDQYEEVHNRLDFLNSQRDDILSAKNLLLETITEMNDEVKERFKSTFEAIRESFKVTFRQMFGGGQADLILTEGDLLTAGVEISVQPPGKKIQSLNLMSGGEKALSALALLFSIIRVKTIPFVILDEVEAALDEANVKRFGDYLNRFDKDSQFIVVTHRKGTMAAADSIYGVTMQESGVSKIVSVKLKDLEETID
- a CDS encoding bifunctional riboflavin kinase/FAD synthetase; protein product: MITTVPIKNEKDIAVPGKTVLVLGYFDGIHKGHQKLFEVASKASMKDYLPVVVMTFTESPKLALQPYQPELMLHIVNHEEREHKMKWHGVEALFLLDFSSKFASLTGQEFFDTYVRALKPAIIVAGFDYTFGSDKKTADDLKDYFDGEIIIVPPVEDEKGKISSTRIRQAILDGDVKEVNHLLGTPLPTRGMVVHGNARGRTIGYPTANLVLRDRTYMPADGVYVVDVEVQRQRYRGMASVGKNVTFDGEEPRFEVNIFDFSDDIYGETVMVYWLDRVRDMVKFDSVEELVDQLQKDEEIARNWKDGDSVIQGAEV
- a CDS encoding nucleotidyltransferase domain-containing protein — its product is MQTQEEMNVLVPEKLAEIERDYGIRVLWAIESGSRAWGFESPDSDFDVRFIYKHKQDFYLRLNEQRDVIELPIDDTWDVSGWDLDKTLKLLYKSNPTLFEWLQSPIVYQQTDFIERLRPLANQYFSEKKMLHHYLNTARTQMNKYLSGDKVKPKKYFYALRPILACRWIEKYHSVPPILFDDLVKELLPSHMQEHVSRLLDIKINGPEGMEIDPIKPIQDYILANIQELDAYVQSVSEEKKDWKALNQFFLEELEND
- a CDS encoding tetratricopeptide repeat protein is translated as MNQAWDLLFEGKINEAKKLVEADFLLETCTDFSLLNLMGYIYLEEQKYNECLSIYQRYIDLARTKSDPENEHIGYHQLAMIYREMNEFQTALFYIEREQKVIEESFTEDTLKSSVNNYEQGYLRLKLGKVAEAFMYMEQSLKQALQTDDLIAQACAYRGLGEIGSIQNPEESHENFLQAIALFEKAGDQIGAQEVRKLLNNKK
- a CDS encoding TIGR03943 family putative permease subunit — translated: MIRFFILLGYFSLTFYLKLSGKLSHYINLHYSYLVYISMLLSLLLALVQFYIWIKKINSHSHLESRQARRISILLLSLPLLIGVAFPTVSLDSRTVSAKGYHFPLAEGIDTAIQASEGTSSQYLKPDTSTYFSKSAYEKEMRSTADKYLTQSTIQVTDENYMEVMEVLYDYPQEFEGKKIEFTGFVYNDPSHPDSQFLFRFGIIHCIADSGVYGLLTKGNSRQYPDNTWITARGTLTLHYHKELKQKLPTLEVESFTKVDKPENPYVYRVFQ
- a CDS encoding permease, whose protein sequence is MTVFQSLPPSVLQAGAIFLSIMIEALPFVLIGSLISGLIEVYITPDKVYRFLPRNRWGRIFFGTFIGFLFPSCECGIVPIINRFLEKRVPSYTAVPFLVTAPIINPIVLFATYSAFGNSIKLAFLRALGAIVIALVLGIFLGFFWKEPIQKENPITCHEHDFSHLNPARKVLQVFIQAIEEFFDMGRYLVFGCLFAAIVQVYVPTRILISISASPVLAILLLMFLAFLLSLCSEADAFIGASLLSSFGLAPVLAFLVIGPMLDIKNLLMMKHYLKARFIWQFMGIVTVLVLLYSYMIGVTL
- a CDS encoding SPJ_0845 family protein; amino-acid sequence: MAVKFTKTDDLDKMFEEFAKLPDLTQVTFPDEKDKKEKVEKKK